A region from the Anoplolepis gracilipes chromosome 2, ASM4749672v1, whole genome shotgun sequence genome encodes:
- the Membrin gene encoding Golgi SNAP receptor complex member 2, which translates to METLYHQTNKLIQETQHLFSQLERKSSNADLQEVKETIESKLNLINSNCERLDVLCLKGPVSQRQNARMRVDQLKYDSRHLAAALNSLCNRMTRQQREEAEREALLSRKFTSNDHVDILIDHTVQHNNSMHNAIHGIDELLHQGSSVMDNLRSQRVTLKGAHKRLIDIGNTLGLSNTTMRFIEQRTKQDGFILIAGMTFTCIVIVLVIVYLA; encoded by the exons ATGGAAACGTTGTATCATCagactaataaattaatacaggAAACGCAACATCTTTTCTCGCAGCTAGAGAGAAAATCCTCCAATGCAGATCTGCAGGAAGTGAAGGAAACTATAGAAAGCAAACTCAACCTTATCAACAG CAATTGCGAGCGACTTGATGTGCTATGTCTCAAGGGACCTGTGTCGCAGAGACAGAATGCCAGAATGAGAGTTGATCAGTTGAAATACGACAGTCGTCATCTGGCTGCTGCCTTAAATTCATTGTGTAATCGTATGACACGGCAACAAAGAGAAGAGGCAGAGAGAGAGGCCTTGCTATCCAGAAAATTCACCAGCAATGACCATgtggatattttaattgatcataCTGTACAGCATAATAACAGTATGCACAATGCTATTCACGGCATAGATGAGCTGTTGCATCAGGGAAGCAGTGTTATGGATAATTTAAGATCTCAGAGAGTAACGTTAAAAGGAGCTCATAAACGTTTGATAGACATTGGTAATACTTTAGGTCTTTCGAATACTACTATGAGGTTCATAGAACAAAGAACCAAACAAGatggatttattttaattgctgGTATGACTTTCACATGTATAGTCATTGTCTTAGTGATAGTATATCTCGCATAA
- the LOC140662839 gene encoding ESF1 homolog, translating to MDEILKDARFAHVAKDPKFRRISKAERKVKIDHRFKDMFKDKKFTVKYTIDKRGRPINQTTTENLRKYYDLSSSEDEDASISTTKKDDKKKEIKENTIKKTKSKKKKVKKVESNLVKNLSDEESEDALSDKDLLRIKPKEKCSDNESDNESSDNENESEKTFSKLDIDENEKQLHTRRGNEISRLTSEIKERLKDLSVNYARGEGILLTDSSSEEELSEASDVEEEIEHNWGELDKEADTTDECTHRLAICNMDWDRIRAVDLMILLNSFLPSGGLIHSVTIYPSEFGQQRMKEEERSGPMELKSKYVKNEDEIEDENEEGATYHMEKLRQYQLNRLKYYYAVAEFDSAETANKVYVECDGIEYESTATRLDLRFIPNDMPFDQEPKEICTEIPEPVKYEPRQFTTTALQQVKVELTWDETNVNRQEFTQKLNSGKLQDIDENDLQTYFASGSEDDSEEKEDITERDNNDNLDSDVNNDPVGKYKSLLKSIEEEEEAKKNKDVELEFTWGLGIKEKAEKLVKERMKNKEELTPFEQYLEKRKAKKKAKREQKKLKEESQKSDSEDSLPFDVDMNDKYFAEEFKNMKSSRKNKKKDKEASVDSSNEQEENQRKAELELLLMDQDEDGKKHFNMKQIEENATMSKSKRKRLSKKKIVQEIKDDDFEVNVKDPRFTALFTSHHFNIDPADPHYRKTKGTEALINEKLKRRIDDAFDEAHAEDNKQFKKPKTSEKLSTELQALVKSVKKKTQNISQPIKG from the exons atggatgaaatattgaaagacGCACGTTTCGCGCATGTCGCGAAAGATCCGAAATTTCGACGCATATCCAAGGCTGAGAGGAAAGTGAAGATTGACCATCGATTTAAAGATATGTTTAAGGATAAAAAGTTTACTGTGAAATATACCATCGATAAACGTGGTAGACCAATCAATCAAACCACTACTGAAAATCTTAGGAAATACTATGACTTATCTAGCAGCGAAGATGAAGATGCATCTATCTCAACTACAAAAAAGGATGacaagaaaaaggaaataaaggAGAAcactataaagaaaacaaagagCAAAAAGAAGAAGGTAAAAAAAGTTGAATCAAACTTGGTAAAAAATCTCTCAGATGAAGAAAGTGAAGATGCCTTAAGTGATAAAGATTTGCTGCGAATTAAaccaaaagaaaaatgttctgATAATGAATCTGATAATGAATCCTCAGATAATGAAAATGAATCTGAGAAAACATTTTCGAAATTAGATAttgatgaaaatgaaaaacagCTGCATACAAGAAGAGGAAATGAAATTAGCAGACTCACAAGTGAAATTAAGGAGAGATTGAAAGATCTGAGTGTAAATTATGCCAGAGGTGAAGGTATCTTGTTGACTGATAGCTCTTCGGAAGAAGAATTGTCTGAAGCTAGTg ATGTCGAAGAAGAGATTGAACATAATTGGGGTGAATTAGACAAAGAAGCTGACACAACAGATGAGTGTACACATAGATTAGCCATTTGTAATATGGATTGGGATAGAATACGTGCTGTAGACTTGATGATTTTGTTAAATTCGTTCTTACCCAGTGGTGGGCTTATCCATTCAGTTACa atttatccATCAGAATTTGGTCAGCAGCGAATGAAAGAGGAAGAACGCAGTGGGCCAATGGAACTAAAAAGCAAATATGTTAAGAATGAAGATGAAATCGAAGATGAA AATGAAGAAGGTGCGACATATCACATGGAGAAGCTAAGACAGTATCAATTGAatcgattgaaatattattatgctgTTGCTGAATTTGATTCTGCTGAAACGGCAAATAAAGTATATGTGGAGTGTGATGGAATTGAATATGAATCGACTGCAACTAGATTAGATCTCAGATTCATACCAAATGATATGCCATTTGATCAG GAACCTAAAGAGATATGTACCGAGATACCAGAACCTGTGAAATACGAACCAAGACAATTTACAACAACTGCTTTACAACAAGTGAAAGTTGAGTTAACATGGGATGAAACAAATGTAAATAGGCAAGAGTTTACTCAAAAGCTGAATTCTGGAAAATTACAGGATATTGACGAAAACGATCTACAGACATATTTTGCGAGTGGTAGCGAGGACGACTCGG aggAAAAAGAAGACATAACTGAAAGAGATAACAATGATAATTTGGACTCGGACGTAAATAACGATCCAGTTGGAAAGTATAAATCTTTACTCAAATCtattgaagaagaagaagaggcaaagaagaataaagatgTCGAATTGGAATTTACATGGGGTTTAGGTATCAAAGAAAAGGCTGAGAAATTGGTCAAggaaagaatgaaaaataaagaagaactTACACCTTTCGAACAGTATCTAGAGAAACGCAAAGCAAAAAAGAAAGCTAAGAGAGAACAAAAGAAGCTTAAAGAAGAAAGTCAGAAGAGCGATTCGGAAGACTCTTTGCCATTTGATGTAGACatgaatgataaatattttgcagaagaatttaaaaatatgaaatcatcccgtaagaataaaaaaaaagataaagaagctAGTGTAGATTCGTCGAATGAGCAGGAAGAAAATCAACGTAAAGCCGAATTAGAATTACTTTTGATGGATCAAGATGAGGATGGCAAGAAACATTTCAATATGAAGCAAATCGAGGAAAACGCTACAATGTCGAAGTCCAAACGAAAACGTCTCAGTAAAAAGAAGATTGtgcaagaaataaaagatgacGATTTTGAAGTTAACGTCAAAGATCCGAGATTTACCGCTTTATTTACATCACATCATTTCAATATCGATCCCGCAGATCCACATTATAGAAAGACAAAGGGTACGGAAGCTTTaattaacgaaaaattaaagaggAGAATTGATGATGCATTTGATGAAGCACATGCAGAAGAT AATAAGCAATTTAAGAAGCCAAAAACAAGCGAAAAACTTTCAACGGAATTACAAGCGCTGGTTAAGTCtgttaagaaaaaaacgcAAAATATCTCACAACCAATAAAAggataa